The Flavobacterium piscisymbiosum genome includes a region encoding these proteins:
- a CDS encoding tautomerase family protein, whose translation MPHVNVKMYLGTSEEQKEKIAQEITAVIMKHTGKPEAAVSIAISEVAEDVWMQQVYDKEIKPNMEKLYKKPGY comes from the coding sequence ATGCCACACGTAAATGTAAAAATGTACCTAGGAACTTCTGAGGAACAAAAAGAAAAAATTGCACAGGAAATTACTGCTGTAATTATGAAGCACACAGGCAAACCTGAAGCAGCCGTTTCTATCGCCATAAGTGAAGTTGCTGAAGATGTTTGGATGCAACAAGTATATGATAAAGAAATAAAGCCAAATATGGAAAAGCTTTATAAAAAACCGGGATATTAA
- a CDS encoding alpha/beta hydrolase, whose translation MKNLFLSAIIIFTASLYAQQAKTMRYALQSIAAPLNTTPYGNNATAGHYITSDDAKIYYEIYGNGTPVVVLHGGIFGSTFEMYHFIDSLRVNHQVIAISTRGHGKSELGNQPHTYQLKANDAANVLNAVTKDSATVIGFSDGGYTGYMLASLYPSKVKKLVVIGAGERHPGDQPNAITVKQALELDKPFWDQQLALMPDPKRLQELFTRVQEEFNTKLVADEKLFSTIKCPVLVMVGDHDNFITVEHAEYASKFIPKGQLSVIPGAGHAAFLEKWAVAWPTVNYFLKH comes from the coding sequence ATGAAAAATTTATTTCTATCGGCAATTATAATTTTCACTGCATCGTTATACGCACAGCAGGCAAAAACGATGCGTTATGCGCTTCAGTCAATTGCCGCACCTCTAAACACCACTCCGTACGGCAACAATGCAACAGCAGGCCATTACATAACATCTGACGATGCAAAGATCTATTATGAAATTTATGGCAACGGAACACCCGTTGTAGTCCTGCATGGAGGAATATTCGGCTCTACCTTTGAAATGTACCATTTCATTGACAGTCTAAGGGTTAATCATCAGGTAATAGCCATTTCTACAAGAGGACATGGAAAATCAGAACTGGGAAACCAGCCTCATACCTATCAGCTAAAAGCAAACGATGCGGCAAATGTATTAAATGCCGTAACAAAAGATAGCGCAACAGTGATAGGTTTTAGCGACGGTGGTTATACAGGTTACATGCTTGCGAGTCTTTATCCTTCAAAAGTCAAAAAATTAGTGGTAATAGGTGCCGGAGAAAGACATCCCGGAGACCAGCCAAATGCTATTACCGTAAAACAGGCTTTAGAACTGGACAAGCCATTTTGGGATCAGCAGCTCGCTCTAATGCCAGATCCTAAAAGACTCCAGGAACTCTTTACTCGCGTTCAGGAAGAATTTAATACCAAACTTGTCGCCGATGAAAAGCTATTCAGCACCATTAAATGTCCCGTATTGGTAATGGTCGGTGATCATGACAATTTTATTACTGTTGAACATGCCGAATATGCTTCTAAATTTATTCCAAAAGGACAGCTGAGTGTCATTCCTGGTGCCGGTCATGCTGCTTTTTTGGAAAAATGGGCCGTAGCATGGCCAACGGTCAACTATTTTTTAAAACATTAA
- a CDS encoding NADPH-dependent FMN reductase, whose translation MEITAAIIIEKLPGDRHFFVNYIVNQAVENQTDRKINIKHEIMSKVIGIIAGSLRKESFSKKLAKAVQDMAPEGFDFKIIRLDELLVYNQDFDDNNEVPPAYVTFRNEVKQLDGFIFITPEYNRSVPAVLKNALDIGSRPYGKSVWDGKPGAIFSNSPGAVGGFGANHHLRQSLVFLNIPVMQQPEVYLAKINDAFEENGSIKEGATKEFIKKAVDAFIVWFNQNKNK comes from the coding sequence ATGGAAATTACAGCAGCAATAATAATTGAAAAATTGCCGGGAGACCGGCATTTTTTTGTAAATTACATAGTAAATCAGGCTGTTGAAAATCAGACTGACCGAAAAATTAATATAAAACACGAAATCATGAGCAAAGTAATTGGTATAATCGCAGGAAGTTTGCGTAAAGAATCGTTTTCAAAAAAATTAGCAAAAGCAGTACAAGATATGGCACCCGAGGGATTTGATTTCAAGATAATCAGACTCGATGAATTGCTTGTTTATAATCAGGATTTTGATGATAATAATGAAGTTCCGCCTGCTTATGTAACATTTAGGAATGAAGTAAAGCAGCTTGACGGATTTATTTTTATTACACCAGAGTACAACAGATCTGTGCCGGCTGTACTTAAAAATGCGCTAGACATAGGCTCACGCCCGTATGGTAAAAGTGTGTGGGACGGGAAGCCGGGGGCGATTTTTAGTAATTCTCCGGGAGCTGTTGGTGGGTTTGGTGCAAACCATCATTTAAGACAAAGTCTTGTGTTTTTGAACATTCCCGTTATGCAGCAGCCAGAAGTTTATCTTGCCAAAATTAATGATGCGTTTGAAGAAAACGGTAGTATTAAAGAAGGCGCAACCAAAGAGTTTATTAAAAAAGCTGTTGACGCCTTTATAGTTTGGTTTAACCAAAATAAAAACAAATAA
- a CDS encoding nuclear transport factor 2 family protein, which yields MKNAAMNYTKEKEAISTFLGNFTQVLNNGETNAIADFFDREAIFIPDGMKKIIGANQLGKTGNGYLKRTDFKIGYAIESITIENQFAFIEAFAATTENRISDLKPVPKRSIDFFVLKKENENWKIYRYIFNNVRELEVM from the coding sequence ATGAAAAATGCAGCTATGAATTACACAAAAGAAAAAGAAGCAATTAGTACATTTCTGGGCAATTTTACTCAGGTACTAAATAATGGAGAAACAAACGCTATTGCTGATTTTTTTGATCGTGAGGCTATTTTTATTCCAGATGGGATGAAGAAGATTATTGGTGCTAATCAATTAGGGAAAACCGGCAATGGCTATCTTAAACGCACTGATTTTAAAATTGGCTACGCAATAGAAAGCATTACAATAGAGAATCAATTTGCCTTTATAGAAGCTTTTGCTGCTACCACAGAAAATCGAATTTCGGATTTAAAGCCTGTACCAAAAAGAAGTATCGATTTTTTTGTTCTAAAAAAGGAAAATGAAAATTGGAAAATTTATCGCTACATATTCAACAATGTAAGAGAACTGGAAGTAATGTAA
- a CDS encoding Crp/Fnr family transcriptional regulator — protein sequence MNTDIGLADKGSPIEQLIRFFNGYFALNEKECEEVIRLFSQRNIRRKGYILQEGDVCRHYFFIISGCFKMFAVDPAGKEHNLQFAAENDWISDLHSFYSQEPSRMYIEAIEPSIVLQIEHDDLLYLFINYHKFDRNFRIITERKYINFQNRILQNISSTAEERYVSFTKQYPAMINRIPNTQIASYLGITPEFLSKIRKKIVT from the coding sequence ATGAATACAGATATAGGATTAGCAGATAAAGGATCTCCGATTGAGCAGTTAATTCGTTTTTTCAACGGATATTTTGCTCTTAATGAAAAAGAATGTGAAGAGGTCATTCGGCTTTTTTCGCAAAGAAATATCAGACGAAAAGGATATATCCTGCAGGAAGGTGATGTTTGCCGACATTACTTTTTTATTATTTCGGGCTGTTTTAAAATGTTTGCAGTAGATCCGGCCGGTAAAGAGCATAATCTTCAATTTGCAGCGGAAAACGATTGGATAAGTGATCTGCACAGTTTTTATTCCCAAGAACCAAGCCGAATGTATATAGAGGCAATAGAGCCTTCGATTGTACTTCAAATCGAACATGACGACTTATTGTACTTATTTATCAATTACCACAAATTCGATCGTAATTTCAGGATTATAACAGAGCGAAAATACATCAATTTTCAAAACCGAATATTGCAGAATATTAGTTCTACGGCAGAGGAGCGCTATGTTAGTTTCACAAAGCAATATCCGGCAATGATTAATAGAATTCCCAATACACAAATCGCTTCGTATCTGGGTATTACTCCTGAGTTCCTGAGCAAGATCAGAAAGAAGATTGTTACCTAG
- a CDS encoding YceI family protein — MKKFSVLTLVAVTLFITACKKNSNETTTGEEQQVAEKKGEVLAVNLQTSKVDWKAFHKGGFAPRWGTLAIKSGEVSIEANELTAGDFVIDMQSIKVDPASVTEKDKKYSELEAHLKSADFFDVEKNPTADFKITSVTALGAPAKDAVEGANKTVSGNLTLKGKAVNVTFPAKVTVANGTATLQAKFTVNRTDWDIKFGASEADPAEWMISKDIEIGINVTAEKK, encoded by the coding sequence ATGAAAAAATTTAGTGTATTAACATTAGTAGCTGTTACTTTATTTATAACGGCATGTAAAAAAAACTCCAATGAGACAACAACGGGCGAAGAGCAACAGGTTGCCGAAAAAAAGGGAGAAGTATTAGCAGTAAATCTTCAAACCTCTAAAGTGGACTGGAAAGCATTTCATAAAGGAGGTTTTGCACCTCGTTGGGGAACACTTGCTATTAAATCAGGTGAAGTTTCGATTGAAGCTAATGAATTAACTGCGGGTGATTTTGTAATTGACATGCAGTCTATTAAAGTAGATCCAGCATCTGTAACTGAAAAAGACAAAAAATATTCAGAATTAGAAGCTCACTTAAAAAGTGCTGACTTTTTTGATGTTGAAAAAAATCCAACTGCTGACTTTAAAATTACTAGTGTGACAGCCCTAGGTGCTCCGGCAAAAGATGCTGTGGAAGGTGCTAATAAAACAGTAAGCGGTAACCTGACTCTTAAAGGCAAAGCGGTGAATGTTACTTTTCCGGCAAAAGTTACCGTAGCGAACGGAACTGCAACTTTACAAGCTAAATTTACTGTAAATCGCACAGACTGGGATATAAAATTTGGAGCTTCTGAAGCGGATCCTGCAGAATGGATGATCAGTAAAGATATCGAGATTGGTATCAATGTAACGGCAGAAAAAAAATAA
- a CDS encoding MmcQ/YjbR family DNA-binding protein, translating to MNVEDFREYCLSLKGAHDKLIFKNSNSEYDKDILVFFVAEKWFAFANIEVFDFCNLKCNPEESQELQAKYEEITPGYHMNKKHWISVGFNGKIPDTLIKDLVRKSYDLVVATLTIKERQDLNDSTSGGNSKCLKMNIEQFRDYCLSFEQTSEKMPFAGFFRNSKSILVFYVKNKIFCLLDIDSFDSITIKCDSSKIEELKENYSAISKPFNLSHKHWISIKFHEDMSDDEIKLMVENSYHLVAKSIR from the coding sequence ATGAATGTTGAAGATTTTAGAGAATACTGCCTATCTCTGAAAGGCGCCCATGACAAACTTATTTTTAAAAACTCAAATTCAGAATACGACAAGGATATACTTGTCTTCTTTGTAGCTGAAAAATGGTTTGCGTTTGCTAACATAGAAGTTTTTGACTTTTGCAATTTAAAGTGTAACCCTGAGGAATCTCAGGAACTACAGGCAAAATATGAGGAGATTACTCCTGGGTACCATATGAATAAAAAGCATTGGATAAGTGTGGGGTTTAATGGTAAAATTCCTGATACGCTTATTAAAGATCTGGTTAGAAAATCTTATGACCTAGTAGTGGCTACGCTTACAATAAAGGAAAGGCAAGATTTGAACGATTCCACATCAGGAGGTAATTCAAAATGTTTAAAAATGAATATTGAACAATTTCGTGACTATTGTCTATCGTTTGAACAGACATCAGAAAAAATGCCCTTTGCAGGATTTTTTAGGAATTCAAAATCCATTCTTGTATTCTATGTAAAAAACAAAATTTTCTGTCTTTTAGATATTGATTCATTTGATAGTATCACGATCAAATGTGATAGTTCGAAAATTGAAGAATTAAAGGAAAACTACAGTGCCATTAGCAAGCCATTCAATCTCAGCCATAAGCATTGGATCAGTATTAAGTTTCATGAGGATATGTCAGATGATGAAATAAAGTTAATGGTTGAAAATTCTTATCATTTGGTTGCAAAATCAATTAGATAA
- a CDS encoding helix-turn-helix domain-containing protein, whose amino-acid sequence MNKVISENGTLLLGIEKSEINVFNTPLQFGEYTILLISKGEGIYHVDFASFAFKAPAILFSTPQQSISISEIKPVNYTTLQFHGDFYCIEYHRNEVACNGLLFNNIYAEPSIKLSTEQHQLYCVLVDHIIDEIKQPTPSEIVLRSYLQLILAKSSSLKINSDKQNFKKDEKMDQFKILLEENFLTLHKASDYATLLSMTANNFTKQCNKRFNKTPTQMIQERLILEAKKQLHLTRLSIKEIAYVLKFQDEYYFSRVFKKNTKVSPQTFRKTTGISIVADLSK is encoded by the coding sequence ATGAACAAAGTAATTTCAGAAAATGGTACCTTACTCTTAGGAATAGAAAAATCTGAAATTAATGTATTCAATACCCCTTTACAATTTGGAGAATATACTATCTTATTGATAAGTAAAGGAGAAGGAATTTATCATGTCGATTTTGCATCGTTTGCATTTAAAGCTCCGGCAATATTATTTTCGACACCACAGCAATCAATTTCCATTAGCGAAATCAAACCGGTAAACTACACGACATTACAATTTCACGGTGATTTTTACTGCATTGAATACCATAGAAATGAAGTTGCCTGCAATGGCTTACTATTTAATAATATTTATGCTGAACCCTCCATAAAATTAAGTACCGAACAACATCAATTATATTGTGTGTTAGTTGATCATATTATTGATGAGATTAAACAGCCAACTCCTTCAGAAATTGTATTAAGATCTTATCTTCAATTGATACTGGCCAAATCGAGCAGTCTGAAAATAAATAGTGATAAACAAAATTTTAAAAAAGATGAAAAGATGGACCAGTTTAAAATATTGCTGGAAGAAAATTTCTTAACCCTTCATAAAGCGAGTGATTATGCTACATTACTTTCAATGACTGCAAATAACTTCACGAAACAATGCAATAAACGTTTTAATAAAACGCCCACTCAAATGATTCAGGAAAGATTAATTTTGGAAGCAAAGAAACAACTTCACCTTACCCGATTAAGTATTAAGGAAATTGCTTATGTCCTAAAATTTCAGGATGAATATTATTTCAGTCGGGTATTTAAAAAAAACACAAAAGTTTCTCCTCAAACCTTCAGGAAAACAACTGGTATCTCTATTGTGGCAGATTTGTCTAAGTAA